The Paenibacillus beijingensis nucleotide sequence GGCAGCAGACAGATAAGTGTAAACATATTTGTCTGCCCAATAGAAAAAAGCGGACATCGAAATGTCCACCTTACCGCATGCAATCGTTTGATTATGGGTCCAAAAGGCCCAGCAGCTTGCACCTTCGCGCCAATTCCTTGCTCGGGAGATGCCAGTTCAGCTTATCCAAAATGCGCTTGATCCGCTTTTTCACCGCATCCAGGCTGACCCGGTTTTTTTCGGCGATTTCCTGCTGCGTCATTCCTTGCAAAATCATGTTCAGCAGCTCGATGTCTTTGGCGTTGATCAAGCGCTTTTTCTTTTCGACCATCAGCTTTCGCAAGCGATCGCCATCGGGAGAGACGCCGGCTTGGACGGCCTGGACGATCTTATCGGCCAGCTGCCCGATATTGTTGTCGTTACAGGAGCCGAATGCCCCGTTCAAAAACGCTTCGTACATGGCCTCGTCGTCATGCTCGGAAGCGCTGATTACGATCACTTTCAAGTTTGGAAAACGGCTTGTAATGTCTAAAATGACAGCCGATCCAAAATCGCGGCAATCGTTCAAATAAGCATCCATCAACAAAACTTGCACCGGCTCCCCGCGCAAAACGCTAAAAGCGGTCTCGATGCTTGAAACGAAGGTCAGCGTCCCGATCCGATTGCGGCCGCCCAGCAAACCGGTCAGTCGATCCCGCCAGCGGCTGTCATCCCCGACAAACAATACACGGATGGGATTTCCGGTCGTACCGGACGTTTGGATTCTGCCGTCTGCCAAGCAATAGTCGCTCGCTTCCTCCTCCAAGCCTTGACGCTTGCACCATTCCTCCGCCTTTTGATACAACCGCTTTACGGCATTTGCATCCGATTGTCGCAGCTTTTGCAGCAAAAAACCGGAGAATAGCTGGTGAAACCGATACCACTGACACTGCTCATCGAGCGGTACGATAAACAGTTGGGAAGCGGCGAGCTTCTCAAGCATCGCTCCGCTGCCGGCATCATCCGTAACGGCCTTGCATAAG carries:
- a CDS encoding helix-turn-helix transcriptional regulator, whose translation is MKASFDDYEDWLKHVILSTKLHIPACKEEMVWRQRLSKILNEGLSAKLTLLCAPAGYGKTTLVSGWAYRSGALTCWVSLDSGDDHPVRFWQYIAAAIDTVEPGFSQKMVPFLTALHPNGLESAVAALINEIERIREPLILVLDDFHVIRNETIIRSFSYFIHYLPAHLHLYMTSRTEPGFPLARLECQGMVVRVNAADLRFDEREGAHFYRDCMNLILSERDSALLVERTEGWIAAMKLAGLSVRKYEDVPAFIRVFSGNLRTIDLYLFEEIFSSMSGPMREFAMKCSILNRMNGSLCKAVTDDAGSGAMLEKLAASQLFIVPLDEQCQWYRFHQLFSGFLLQKLRQSDANAVKRLYQKAEEWCKRQGLEEEASDYCLADGRIQTSGTTGNPIRVLFVGDDSRWRDRLTGLLGGRNRIGTLTFVSSIETAFSVLRGEPVQVLLMDAYLNDCRDFGSAVILDITSRFPNLKVIVISASEHDDEAMYEAFLNGAFGSCNDNNIGQLADKIVQAVQAGVSPDGDRLRKLMVEKKKRLINAKDIELLNMILQGMTQQEIAEKNRVSLDAVKKRIKRILDKLNWHLPSKELARRCKLLGLLDP